TAGCTATTAGACTATATCTTATTGAATTTTGGTCTACCCTTAACTGAACAATTTAACCTTTGGTTCAAAACGCCTTTGAAAACCGCAACGTTTACTGAAAAACGAAAATTTATCGTGAAGCTTGGCAAAATGCTTCATAAATACGGTACACCTGCATACCGACTAGAAGCGCACTTAATGGAAGTTGCGACTTACCTCGGTTTGAAATCATCTTTTGTTATGTCGCCAACATCAGTCACCTTTGTGATCTGGACTGATGGGCACGAAGAAGAGTACACCCATGTTGCGCGTGTTGATCCGGGCGATCATGACTTAGGCTCGCTGGCAGATACCGATGACTTAGTAAACAAAATGCTTAATGGCGAGTTGACGCTACAAGAAGTAGATAAACAGCTCGATATCATTTACACCATGCCAAACCCATATAATAAATTGATGACTGGCGTTGCGTTTGCGACTTCGGGTGGTGCATTTGCCATGTTGATGGGTACTAGCTGGAATGATGTATTTTGGTCAGCACTTATTACCTTAGTGGTGTATTTATTTGTACTCTGGTCAACACGTTCGAAGCGTGTTGCACATATGCTTGAGCCATTAGTTGCCATTGTATCGGCGATTATAGCCTGTGCTGTGAGCGTATACCTTGATGCCCAAATTAACATACGACTCGTGGTACTTTCAGCCATCATTGTGTTTATACCCGGCTTAGCATTAGCCCTAGGTTTAGCAGAGTTAGCAGCAAGACATTTAGTGTCTGGTACGGCTCGGGTGATGGACTCATTCATGCTGCTGTTTAAGCTGTATTTTGGCGCTTTTATTGGTATCGGCATTGGTTTTGCTATTTTTGGCCAAAGTGACTTTGTGCAGCCTGAGCCTTTACCTAAATGGACGGCTTGGCTTGCTATTTTCATGCTATGTAGCAGCCTAATCGTGATTTTTAGAACCAAGCTAAAACATGCTGTTTGGTCTATTGCATCTGGCTTTATAGCATATGGTACAAGTATTGGTTCAGCCATGTATCTTGATTACACCCTCGGCACATTTGTAGGCGCATTAGCCGTGGGCATTTTTAGCAACTTATTCAACCGCGTTGTCAATGCTCCAGCCTCCATTGTAGCTATGCAAGGTCTGATAGTATTGGTGCCAGGCAGTAAAACCTATATTGGTTTGAACTCATTAATTGAAGGCCAAGATTTCGTTTATGCAGACCATATTGGCCAGCAAACCTTTTTGATTTTTATGTCATTAGTGGCGGGCCTTATCTTTGCTAACGTCGCGCTGCCACCGAAGAAAAGTCTATAACCTACTAAGCCCGAGTTTCTCGGGCTTTTTGATTTAGTAAAAGATTAGGTTAATTTGGATACACTTGTTTCCAATCTTTTTTCATATCTACGACAAGCCAACCTTCATGCTTTGCTTGATTTAAAGCTTCATCGAGCCTACCTACATGAGAGTTCTTGTCATAAGCCCACTCACGCAAAGCATCTGTATGATGAATTAAAGCACTAAACCTAGGTCCCTCTCCAGCAGCAGTCCATTCAAGCATGGCACGGTCGCCATCTGAATTACCAAAAGCAATAACTGGACGCTTTCCAATGGCTTGATAAATTCCAACAGGCTTGCCCTCTTTATCATTAATAAAATCAATTCTATCTAAATGAAAAACCTGTGGTTGACCATCAATAACGCGATACTCACTTGCAAACCTACTCCCGATTATTTGTTCGCTGGGTATACCATACACTCTTGAAGCCCACACACGCATAAACTCGACACTCCCACCAGAAACAATAAACGTTTTATATTGGTGTTGTTGTAAGTAACTCAGTAATTCAAGCATAGGTTGAAAGACCATTTCAGTATAAGGCTTCAATGTTGTAGGGTGGACAGAATCGTTAATCCATTGATTTACTCGCTCGCGAAATTCACGACTACTGATCCCTGTATGCGTTTGTTTTACAAGCTCCAGCAATTGTTCCTCTGATAAGCTACTCGGTATGTTATTTTTTAAAATATCGCTATATGGCTGTTTTGTTTGCCATGTTGGATTTTTAGAAGCTTGTTGCTTAACTTGGTCTAACGCAAATAGCAATTGGAAGTAAGCGGGCTGTTCAGACCATAAAGTTCCATCATTGTCGAAAACAGCTATTCTATCGGCTACAGGTATAAAATTATCAGAGCCAATAGTCGTTGTTATGTTTACAAACTCGGTTATTTTGTTCTTCGCAGACTCGTTCCAACTACCAAGTTCAGATGTTGCGTACGCAGGCTTTAAAAAAAGTGGGCACAGTAATAACATCAAGATCTTTTTCATGAGGTTTTCCTTTTAATATCCTTATATATTGATATATCTTAGCGCTATTATAAGATTCAAGCCAACACCGTCATTGCTTATTCAAAGCTATCTAAGATAAGCTACTTATTGATGTAGAAAAATAAAAAGGATTTATTGAGTGATGAGATTAACTTGGCTGTTATGTAGCTTTTTCGCATTTAATGCGTTTGCAGAACCCCAGTGTATTAACTGTCATCAAAGCCAAGTTGAAGACTGGCAAACATCCCATCATTTTCATGCTATGGAAAAAGCCACTCCCGCTTCGGTGCTTGGTAATTTCAACGAACAAACCCTCGACTATCAAGGCCAGCAAGCGCGCTTTTATCAACAAGACCAACAACTTTTTATAAGCATGCCAAACCTTGATGGCAAGCTGACTGATTACCCTGTTTTATACACATTTGGCTATGAGCCATTGCAGCAATACATGTTTGATATGGGCAAAGGCCACATTCAGCTGTTTCCATTTGCATGGGACTCACGCAGTAAAGCACAAGGCGGTCAGCGCTGGTTTGTACTGCACCCGGAGCAGAAAAAACACGACCTATTTCATTGGTCACAGAAAGGCCAAAACTGGAATCACATGTGTGCTGATTGCCACTCAACTGATTTCAAAAAGCAATTTGACCTTAAAACAAATAGCTTTGATTCAAGTTACTCAAGTATTAACGTGAGCTGTAAAGCATGCCATGGCGAGACACAAGCTCATTTAAAATGGGCTGATGGCGATAGCAGTATTGCTGATAAGGGCTTTACGCATAATATTAAAAAGCAAACCCCGCTGTTTACCCAACAAGCCGATGGCAGTATGCAAAGCGTGCAGCCACTAGTAAAAAGCGAGCAAGTGCAAGTGTGTGCAACGTGCCATGCTCGTCGCTCACAGCTTGATGACCGCAAAGACCCACATAGCTTTTTACAAAACTTTCAAGGCTCATTACTGACTCCTGAGCTTTATCACGTTGATGGTCAAGTGTGGGATGAAGACTATGTTTGGGGTTCATTTTTACAAAGTAAAATGTTCAATACAGGGGTTACCTGTAGTAACTGTCATAACCCTCACTCGGGAAAATTAAAGCTACCGGGTATTCAAACCTGTACGCAATGCCATAGCCAAGAGGTGTTCGATACGCCGAAACATCACGGTCATAAAGTGGCAAGTACAGGCAGCCAATGTGTCGATTGTCATATGCCCACCACGACCTATATGCAGGTAGATGCAAGGCGCGACCACAGCTTTAGGGTACCGCGCCCAGACTTAACATTAAAAACCAATGCCCCAAATGCCTGTAATAGCTGCCATGAAGATAAGACACCGCAATGGGCGGTCGCCAAAATAAAAGACTGGCATCCAAATTCAAAGCATCTTGGCACTGCTCATTTTTCTGAGGCATTTTATGCCGCTGATAACCGTTTGCCTAATGCATCAACCATGCTGACCAAAATCGTGCAAGATAAAAGCTTTCCTGACATTATTCGCGCTTCAGCATTAAGCCGTTTAGCCGCAAGCCCAGATAATAATGCTGTCGTTGCGGTTGCTCGCTCAGTAAAAGACAGCGAACCATTAAAACGCCAAGCAGCCATTGAAGCGGCGATGCCGTTTGACATCAATCAACGCTGGCGCTTATTAAATCCTCTTTTAGATGATGAGCATTTACCAATCAGAGCTGAAGCCGCAAGAGCTCTTGCGGGCATGTTAATTCAGCCGTTTCCAGCGGGCCTCAATGAGCAAGATAGCAAACGCTTAAATTCAGCCCTTGATGAGTACAAAGGCATTCAACAATACCAAGCTGAGCGCGGCTTTTCACACACCAATTTAGGCAATCTGGCGCTTACATTACAAAGGCCAGAGCAAGCCAAAACACATTACCTACAAGCAATCAGTGTTGAGCCTATTTTTGCTCCTGCTTATGTTAATTTAGCTGATTTATACCGCAATCAAGGCGATGAAAAAGCAGCACAAGCTATCTTGAAACAAGGCTTAGAGGTTAACGCACAAAGTGGCGATATTCATTATGCTCTGGCAATGAGCCTTATTCGCACAAAACAAAAAGACACAGCTCTTACTCACTTACAAAAAGCCGCGCAGTTTGTACAAGAAAATGCAAACTATCAGTTTACCTACGCGTTACTGTTACAAGATTTAGGCAATATGCCAGCGGCAATATCTGCCCTTGAGCGCGCTTTTAATCTAACACCGAATAACCCAGATATCAGCTACAGTTTGGCGCAGTGGTATGTGGCAGAAGAAAACTACAGCCAAGCACTGTTTTATGCCAGAAACCTAACCCGCCTAGTACCTGGTAACCAGCAAATTGAGCAGTTTGTGAAACAGCTAGAAATGATGAATAGCATTAATCAATAAGCATTAAAAAAGGGCCTAAAGGCCCTTAGAGTATTTAATAATGGTCAACTATCTAATGCCCATGGTTTAATGTTTTTGCTTTTTCAATTGTTTCATTAATATTTAATGAAGCAGACTCCTGACGAGGCGGGAACTCTACAAAGGTTTGAACGTGCTCTGTTAACTTAGCAATAATAGGCTGCATCAACCAACTCTTACGCATGATTTGGTGAAAGCCGGTTACGCCGTCATAATGCTCTAATGGATCTTTACGTAAGTTAAATAGTTTAGGCATACTGTGAGTTACCATGTCTTCGTAATATAAGCCATTTGGTTTAGTCGCAAAGTGCATTTTCCATGGACCAAAACGAACTGCCGTAAGCTGTGACTCATAGTAATAGAAGAAATAGTTACGTGCAGACTTATCCGCCTTTCCTGTCCAATAATCTAGGTTATTTTCACCATCGATATAGACTTTGTCTGATTTTTTAAGCTTTTCACGTAGGTTCTTTTCACCCAGGGCAGCAGCAATTGTTGGAAAAACATCTTCATGTGAAGAGATACCATTTAGCTTTAAGCCTTTAGGTATTTTGTTTGGCCAACGAACTAAGAAAGGTACACGCAATCCCCCTTCCCATGTTGTCATTTTTTCACCGCGGAACTCAGTTGTACCCGCATCAGGCCAACTTGATTGCTCAGGGCCATTATCACTGGTGTAAATAACAATGGTGTTATCGGCAATTTTTAACTCATCAAGTTTATCAAGCAATTGACCAACATGACCATCATGTTCCATCAAACCACTACCAAATACGTCTTCTTCAGAGCTAATGCCCGTCGCTAAGTTTCGGCTTTCTGGTTTTAAGTGAGTGTATACGTGCATACGGCTTGTGGCATGCCAAATAAAGAACGGTTTTTTCGCTTTAACAGCGCGTTCCATGAAGTTAACCGAGCGCTCTAACACTTCTTCGTCAAAGGTTTCCATACGTTTGCGAGTAAGCGGGCCCGTATCGATGATTTTGCCATTGGCGTAAGATTCGATTACACCACGTGGGCCAAATTTTTTCACAAACTTAGGATCTTTTGGGTAATCAGCTTGTTCAGGCTCTTCTGATACATTTAAATGATACAAGTTACCGTAAAATTCATCAAAGCCGTGCTTTGTTGGTAAGTGCTCATCTAAATCACCTAAGTGGTTTTTACCAAATTGCGCAGTCATATAACCGCGATCTTTTAAAAATTCAGCTATGGTCGGATCGGCTTCTTTAATGCCAAGTGGGTTACCTGGTTGGCCCACTGTTGTTAAACCTGTTCGAATTGGTAATTGCCCCATTAAAAACGCAGCTCGGCCCGCAGTACAACTAGGTTGTGCATAGTGATCTGTAAACAGTGCACCTTCGTTAGCAATGCGATCAATATTGGGAGTTGGGTAGGTCATACCGTGTGAGTAGGCACTCAGTGAGATTGGCGCAACGTCATCAACCATAATGGCCAATACGTTTGGTTTATCTGCTGCAAGGCTTACCGTTGAAACCAAGCCACAAATAGCCGCCGCTATTAGTTTTTTCATAAATCATCCCTTTTCATTAATAGTACTTTTTACTCTAGATGAGTATGTTCTAGTATAGATTAAAAAACAATCCAGTCCAGTATCTAAAAAGGGCAAAAACGATTTAAATCAAATTTCCACAAAAACCACACATTGTTATTAAACTACTGATAAAAATATACAAAATAATACTTAAATACATTTTAAAACCTTTTCTGTACAGGAAGCTTTGTTCACTTTTCATTCTCGCCTTTATCAGTACTTTTATGGTATTTTGGCTTTAATAAGGAGTAATTTAATGTCTCAATAAAGATTGTAGGGATTGAATTCTATTATTAAATGGGCTTAAAGTATCTTAAGGGACTATTTATCACTCAACCTTTAGTGTAAGGAAAACAAATGACTTTGCTTCGATTGCCCTCTTTACTAGCGCTTATGATTACAGCTTCAAGCCATGCGGCTGAGCAAAAAGAAGTACAAGACATGTCAGACCCACTGGCTGTTTATACACAAGCCGGAGTAGGTGTAACAAACAAAGGGCTCAACTTAAAAGTTGGCCAAGCATACGACACAGGTATAGCAACAACTGCTGGCATGAATGTTTTTGAAGTAAAGGGCATATATGGCGATGCGCTAGGCTGGGAAAGCGACAACAAAACGACAGATTCAATTGACTCATTTCGTTTTCGTAATTTCTCAGTTGACCTAACTACTATGAGCGCAACGCAGATTGATGCTAACTATAACCTCAATGCCAACCTTGTCGCTGACGAAAGTATGGATGTTTCGTATAGCTACATTAAAGCTCTAAAACCTATGGGGCGTTTTACGTTTTACCCGTTAGCTGGGGTGGGTGCATCGCTCGGTGAAAATACCCTAGAAGATGACGGCAGTCGTGACAGTGGTTACTCCATTATGGGGGCCTATGGCTTAGTGGGTATGTACGCAAAGATCACTATTAACGATAAAATTTGGCTTAACTACAATCCATTTTGGCTAACAACTATCGGCGGTAGCGATAACTATAAAGACCACTATTATGGTCTAAACCAAAGCCATATTTTGACTCATGAATTTGCAGCAAGTTACCAAATTAACCCGCGTATGAATCTACGTTATTTCGCAAACTGGAATGAAAATGTTGACTTTATGGATGGCGATCATCGTCTAGAGTTTAATTATCAGCTATAAATTAAAATTTGAAATATCAAGAAACAACAAGGTAAGGGATTAAGTGAAAAAAGTTGTACTAATAAATATGCTTACAGCAAGTTTGCTAAGCACAAAAAGCTATGCATCAAGTTATGATGAATATGCAATAAAACCTGCAGAGCAGCAATTAAGTAATCAACAGCAAAAAGTTGATGAACCTATTTCATTTTTACCCATACCGACTTTTATTACAGAGCCAGCTGTAGGGCCTGGGCTTGGTGTTGTTGGCCTTTTTTTTCATGACAACGAAAAGAAAGCCAAAAAGAAGAAAAAAGAAGGCTCTACCCTACCACAAAGCATTAGTTTAGTGGGCCTAATGGGCACTAAAAATGGCACCAAAGGCGGCGCTGTTGGCCATATTACGTTTTGGGATGAAGACCGTATTCGCTATCAAGGGATTGTTGGCTGGGCGAGTATAAACCTTGATTTCTATACCTTCGACGAGATCAAGCTACTCACACCATTATCGCTTAATATCGAAGGCCCTGCGGTACTTCAAAACCTTAAGTTGCGCTATGACGACAGTAACTTTTTTTACGGCTTTAAACAGATTTATCGAAAAGTAGAAATAAGCTTAGCCGAGAACCCTATTGAAGATTTTCTGCTCGAAAACGACATTATCAAGGACCACCTTTCACTTGATGTAAATACATCAGGTATTGGCCCATTAGTAGAATACGATAGCCGAGATAATCCCCTCAACCCTGAGCGAGGCTTTAACTACAAGGCCGAATATTTATATTATGATGAGGCTATTGGCAGTAAAGTGGATTACACGAGCTTAAAGCTTACCGCCTTAAATTACTGGCGTTACACCGATAAATTCAACTTTGCCCTGCGCATGCAGTATGACTCAGTTAATAACCGCGGTGAAAAACGCTTACCGGTTTATATTCCGCCAAGTATTAGCCTGCGCGGTGTGTCTGCAACTCGCTATCAAGGTCTCGATGTATTTGTTACCGAAGCAGAAGCGAGCTATAAAATCACTCACAAAATAAAGCTCAATGTGTTTACTGGCATGGGCTGGGCGGCCGATAACTTTTCTGACTTATCGAAGGCTGAAACCATTGATACTGTGGGTGCAGGCTTTCGCTATTTAATTGATGAGCATTACGGTATTAGTATTGGCTTAGATGTAGCCCATGGCCCTGAGCAAAACGCAATTTATATTCAGGCGGGTTCTACTTGGTAACCAAAACTAATACTTTCGTTATTATTTCAATAATCAGTTAAACCTAAAGATTGAATTAATTTATTTCACTGCTATTATCAATAGCTCAATAAATATTCAGGGATTGAACGGATGCATAAAAAAGTATCAACCAACCATTATCCATTCAAAGATTTTAAACCCCATGGTCTCGTAGAGTTTTATCAACGTGAGCATGTGCTTTTAACTACTGCCACAGGGCCTTTCAACGAAGAGATTATTGACGCGCATTCTTTTATGCAAAAAGATTACATCAACAAACTCAGCGCTGATTATGGTCAATGGTTTGAATTGGTTGAATTTGAAAACTCATGCATGGCAACCCCCGGGGCACTTGAAAAACTAATGGTGTATTTTGTTGAGCTTCGACGAAAAGGCATCGCACCGGCTAAAACAGCCTTAGTCATAAAAGAAGGGCTTGAAGGCGGCAGTTTGCTTAGCGATACCTACTGCAATTTGTATAAACGAGCTGGTATGGTAATGAGTGTATTTAGGTCAAAAACAGCGGCTCTAAACTGGTTAGCAGAAGAGCCTGCTACAGAATTAGCTTGTTAATATACAATTTAATTTAAAAAGTGTTGTTCTTCTTCACGCAAGGTCAACACTTCAACTCCTTCCCTCAGGGGTCTACCAAACGCTTTACTAAAGATAATGTTTAATTACAACTCGGCTATCATTTTAACAAGCGCTTGTGTGGTCCATTCAAGTTCATTGAATTTAATATCAGGTTGATAATAAAAGCCTTTTTCACGTGGTCTATTTACATAAACCTTTATCGGCAGAATGACTTTAGCAAAACCTGAAGGAAGGGTTTCGAGCCTCACTTCCATGTAGGTAGAGTCTGTACTACTTGGTGCGCCAACTAATTGTGTGTTTGCAAACAGCTTAAAACTATCCAGTGCATCTAAACAAGCGCTGGCACATTGCCCTGGCACAATCACATAAACTGGTGTAGTAAACTGACTGGCGTTTTTTGGCATTGCTTGTTGCTCTGCTGCAGGTATCTCGACGTAAAATTGCTCACCTTTTTGATAAGCCGCCTGCATACTTTCGTGGGTTGTCTTTAACCATTGATACCAAGGGCTAGCTTTATCATAGCTTGCGACTACATCGCCAAAATAGTCAGTATTCCCTTTAGAAGTTCGCCACCACACTTGGGTATTTTTGTGTAACTCATAGCGACCATATTTAAACTGTTCACTACCCCAAAGTGCTGAGGCTATTTGCTCGCTCCACATCGATGAGCCACCTTGATTATGACGAAGATCAAGCACCACAGCTTTAGCTTGTATTAACTTATCATGTTGCTGTTCAATGGCGCTCAGCATTGTTTGATAATCTGCTTGCTGCTGCTCATTGGGTGCAAAAGTTGGCATGCTGATCCAAGCAATATCCTCTAATGGCCAGTTGAGCTCAATTGGTAACTTATCACCGTTGTAAGCGTTTTTAAGCTTTTCACTGACACTATTAGGCCTAATACGCCAGTTTAACTTTAAGCTGTAAGAAGAGCCGTCGGCTTTTTCAAACGTGCAGCTTTCAAGTGGCGACAAAAACGGGTTTCCATCATCAACCGTTAGTCGCCAGCCATGGTTCCACCAACTACCGGGTTGTTCTACTTCGCCGTAATAACGAAAAACACGCTCAACTAGCAAAGTATTAATTGCTGCATTATCACAGCTTACGAGCTGATCGCCTTTGGCAACCGTATCTAATTCACTGTAATAGACTTTCAACGCATCACCGCGCCAAACTGTTGAAAAGCCCGGCCAACTTCTTTGTGGCTTTAGTTCTCTTGGTAGGGTATCAACCGCTCCTGCATGACCATCTTGTAGAACAGTTCTAAAGCGTGCAATAGCCGCAGCAAAACCTTGTGAACTATGCGCTTTTACAGCCAGTTTTAAGCCTTCTTGCTTTGCTTTTTCGAGCTGTTTAGCAAAACCTGGGTTACGTACATCATGCATCCCTGGGTGATTGATAACCGACAACTGATAAGCCGCTTCAACATCATTTATAGCAAGTTCAGACCAATTAATTTCAGAGTGTGTGACTGTACCGCCCTCATCGGCGTGAGATAAGTTAATACTAAAAGGGCTAAAGTTCAGAGCTGTAAAGATGAGTGATGAGTAAAGCGTCAAGCGTTTCATAAAAATCCATTTTAAATAGTTATTATGTTTAAAAAACACCCTATTTAATCACTAAGGCATTGTTGTGGCAATAAAAATCACTTCACATGCTAATAGATTAAAAAAATTCATCTATCAGGTTTATTTTAATCGTTTGTCGATTTAGAAGGATTACTCTAAAGTTAACCCATCAGCGCTTTTAAGCTAAACAGCTTCACACCATTGAGAGTGTTTGCGCTAACCGAATTGTTGTCACAAAAAGTCTAGCTTGTGTGTTCTCTGGGCTTTTTATATACCGAGTTACTGCACACGCGGTAACTCAACCAAATTGTTGTCAAAAGCTTAGTTTGTGTGTTCTTTAAGCTTTTTTATTCCGAGTTACTGCACACGCGGTAACTCAACCAAATTGTTGTCAAAAGCTTAGTTTGTGTGTTCTCTAAGCTTTTTTATTCCGAGTTACTGCACACGCGGTGACTCAACCAAATTGTTGTCAAAAGCTTAGTTTGTGTGTTCTCTAAGCTTTTTTATTCCGAGTCATTGCACTTGCGGTGACTCAACCAAATTGTTGTCAAAAGCTTAGTTTGTGTGTTCTCTAAGCTTTTTTATTCCGAGTCATTGCACTTGCGGTGACTCAACCAAATTGTTGTCGAAAAGCCTGGCTTGTGTGTTCGCCGGGCTTTTTTATGCCCGTTATAAAATAAAAACGCCACTAGATGTGGCGTTTGGGTAGTTTCGACAACAATAAGAAATTGCTTTTAAAAGAAGCCCAGTGGATTCTCACTGTAACTTACTAATAGGTTTTTAGTTTGTTGGTAATGATCAAGGGCGAGTTTATGTGTTTCGCGACCTATGCCTGACTTTTTATAGCCGCCAAACG
The nucleotide sequence above comes from Pseudoalteromonas shioyasakiensis. Encoded proteins:
- a CDS encoding S41 family peptidase, which translates into the protein MKRLTLYSSLIFTALNFSPFSINLSHADEGGTVTHSEINWSELAINDVEAAYQLSVINHPGMHDVRNPGFAKQLEKAKQEGLKLAVKAHSSQGFAAAIARFRTVLQDGHAGAVDTLPRELKPQRSWPGFSTVWRGDALKVYYSELDTVAKGDQLVSCDNAAINTLLVERVFRYYGEVEQPGSWWNHGWRLTVDDGNPFLSPLESCTFEKADGSSYSLKLNWRIRPNSVSEKLKNAYNGDKLPIELNWPLEDIAWISMPTFAPNEQQQADYQTMLSAIEQQHDKLIQAKAVVLDLRHNQGGSSMWSEQIASALWGSEQFKYGRYELHKNTQVWWRTSKGNTDYFGDVVASYDKASPWYQWLKTTHESMQAAYQKGEQFYVEIPAAEQQAMPKNASQFTTPVYVIVPGQCASACLDALDSFKLFANTQLVGAPSSTDSTYMEVRLETLPSGFAKVILPIKVYVNRPREKGFYYQPDIKFNELEWTTQALVKMIAEL
- a CDS encoding tetratricopeptide repeat protein gives rise to the protein MRLTWLLCSFFAFNAFAEPQCINCHQSQVEDWQTSHHFHAMEKATPASVLGNFNEQTLDYQGQQARFYQQDQQLFISMPNLDGKLTDYPVLYTFGYEPLQQYMFDMGKGHIQLFPFAWDSRSKAQGGQRWFVLHPEQKKHDLFHWSQKGQNWNHMCADCHSTDFKKQFDLKTNSFDSSYSSINVSCKACHGETQAHLKWADGDSSIADKGFTHNIKKQTPLFTQQADGSMQSVQPLVKSEQVQVCATCHARRSQLDDRKDPHSFLQNFQGSLLTPELYHVDGQVWDEDYVWGSFLQSKMFNTGVTCSNCHNPHSGKLKLPGIQTCTQCHSQEVFDTPKHHGHKVASTGSQCVDCHMPTTTYMQVDARRDHSFRVPRPDLTLKTNAPNACNSCHEDKTPQWAVAKIKDWHPNSKHLGTAHFSEAFYAADNRLPNASTMLTKIVQDKSFPDIIRASALSRLAASPDNNAVVAVARSVKDSEPLKRQAAIEAAMPFDINQRWRLLNPLLDDEHLPIRAEAARALAGMLIQPFPAGLNEQDSKRLNSALDEYKGIQQYQAERGFSHTNLGNLALTLQRPEQAKTHYLQAISVEPIFAPAYVNLADLYRNQGDEKAAQAILKQGLEVNAQSGDIHYALAMSLIRTKQKDTALTHLQKAAQFVQENANYQFTYALLLQDLGNMPAAISALERAFNLTPNNPDISYSLAQWYVAEENYSQALFYARNLTRLVPGNQQIEQFVKQLEMMNSINQ
- a CDS encoding BamA/TamA family outer membrane protein, with product MKKVVLINMLTASLLSTKSYASSYDEYAIKPAEQQLSNQQQKVDEPISFLPIPTFITEPAVGPGLGVVGLFFHDNEKKAKKKKKEGSTLPQSISLVGLMGTKNGTKGGAVGHITFWDEDRIRYQGIVGWASINLDFYTFDEIKLLTPLSLNIEGPAVLQNLKLRYDDSNFFYGFKQIYRKVEISLAENPIEDFLLENDIIKDHLSLDVNTSGIGPLVEYDSRDNPLNPERGFNYKAEYLYYDEAIGSKVDYTSLKLTALNYWRYTDKFNFALRMQYDSVNNRGEKRLPVYIPPSISLRGVSATRYQGLDVFVTEAEASYKITHKIKLNVFTGMGWAADNFSDLSKAETIDTVGAGFRYLIDEHYGISIGLDVAHGPEQNAIYIQAGSTW
- a CDS encoding threonine/serine ThrE exporter family protein; translated protein: MKTATFTEKRKFIVKLGKMLHKYGTPAYRLEAHLMEVATYLGLKSSFVMSPTSVTFVIWTDGHEEEYTHVARVDPGDHDLGSLADTDDLVNKMLNGELTLQEVDKQLDIIYTMPNPYNKLMTGVAFATSGGAFAMLMGTSWNDVFWSALITLVVYLFVLWSTRSKRVAHMLEPLVAIVSAIIACAVSVYLDAQINIRLVVLSAIIVFIPGLALALGLAELAARHLVSGTARVMDSFMLLFKLYFGAFIGIGIGFAIFGQSDFVQPEPLPKWTAWLAIFMLCSSLIVIFRTKLKHAVWSIASGFIAYGTSIGSAMYLDYTLGTFVGALAVGIFSNLFNRVVNAPASIVAMQGLIVLVPGSKTYIGLNSLIEGQDFVYADHIGQQTFLIFMSLVAGLIFANVALPPKKSL
- a CDS encoding arylsulfatase; translated protein: MKKLIAAAICGLVSTVSLAADKPNVLAIMVDDVAPISLSAYSHGMTYPTPNIDRIANEGALFTDHYAQPSCTAGRAAFLMGQLPIRTGLTTVGQPGNPLGIKEADPTIAEFLKDRGYMTAQFGKNHLGDLDEHLPTKHGFDEFYGNLYHLNVSEEPEQADYPKDPKFVKKFGPRGVIESYANGKIIDTGPLTRKRMETFDEEVLERSVNFMERAVKAKKPFFIWHATSRMHVYTHLKPESRNLATGISSEEDVFGSGLMEHDGHVGQLLDKLDELKIADNTIVIYTSDNGPEQSSWPDAGTTEFRGEKMTTWEGGLRVPFLVRWPNKIPKGLKLNGISSHEDVFPTIAAALGEKNLREKLKKSDKVYIDGENNLDYWTGKADKSARNYFFYYYESQLTAVRFGPWKMHFATKPNGLYYEDMVTHSMPKLFNLRKDPLEHYDGVTGFHQIMRKSWLMQPIIAKLTEHVQTFVEFPPRQESASLNINETIEKAKTLNHGH
- a CDS encoding HAD family hydrolase — protein: MKKILMLLLCPLFLKPAYATSELGSWNESAKNKITEFVNITTTIGSDNFIPVADRIAVFDNDGTLWSEQPAYFQLLFALDQVKQQASKNPTWQTKQPYSDILKNNIPSSLSEEQLLELVKQTHTGISSREFRERVNQWINDSVHPTTLKPYTEMVFQPMLELLSYLQQHQYKTFIVSGGSVEFMRVWASRVYGIPSEQIIGSRFASEYRVIDGQPQVFHLDRIDFINDKEGKPVGIYQAIGKRPVIAFGNSDGDRAMLEWTAAGEGPRFSALIHHTDALREWAYDKNSHVGRLDEALNQAKHEGWLVVDMKKDWKQVYPN